In Paenibacillus sp. FSL M7-0420, a single genomic region encodes these proteins:
- a CDS encoding ABC transporter substrate-binding protein has translation MRKGWVTALSVMMVAALAAGCSGNSGKESPANDGKAGSGSSGKKTELTFWGDWGGEGQKQFETMVDAFNKSQDKIHVKYVLQQDMITKFLTAATNGGAPDVLFWDRWRTSLYAPKNVLHPVDEYLTRDGISKDDFYSESLTELSHDNKLYGLPLTVDARALFYNKKLLDDAGLQPPATWDELEQAAAKLTKWNGDKLEVAGFSMGDLGLFNMYLQQAGGQMLTEDGKTNFNNEQGKQVLEFWDRLMNKDKVYKVGFELGLGEGQDAFVTGKVAMLYSGPWMLSTYNKYGKDLDYGIVPPPAGPNGDKGSVMGGFGLVIPEGSKHHDEAWEFIKWWTANKDNALMWAKTSLNLPGFKPSMEDPFFQDDPQWKPFLDTLEFAKIRPTHPGYSVMETDALAPNLQLNQQNKQSIEDTLKKAQEQGDKMLKDNAVVK, from the coding sequence ATGAGAAAAGGATGGGTTACGGCACTTTCGGTGATGATGGTCGCTGCCTTGGCGGCTGGCTGCAGCGGCAATTCGGGAAAAGAAAGCCCTGCAAATGACGGCAAAGCCGGAAGCGGCAGCAGCGGGAAGAAGACGGAGCTTACGTTCTGGGGCGACTGGGGAGGTGAAGGCCAGAAGCAGTTCGAGACCATGGTGGATGCCTTCAACAAATCACAAGACAAGATTCATGTGAAATATGTGCTGCAGCAGGATATGATCACCAAATTCCTGACGGCGGCTACGAATGGCGGTGCTCCCGATGTGCTGTTCTGGGACCGCTGGCGGACCTCGCTGTATGCTCCCAAGAACGTGCTGCATCCGGTGGATGAGTACTTAACACGTGACGGCATTTCCAAGGATGATTTCTACAGCGAATCATTGACTGAGCTCTCCCATGACAATAAGTTATACGGGCTTCCGCTGACCGTTGATGCCCGGGCCTTATTCTACAATAAGAAGCTGCTGGACGATGCAGGGCTTCAGCCTCCGGCTACCTGGGATGAGCTGGAGCAGGCTGCCGCCAAGCTGACCAAGTGGAACGGCGACAAGCTGGAGGTGGCAGGCTTCTCCATGGGCGATCTTGGCCTGTTCAATATGTATCTCCAGCAGGCGGGCGGCCAGATGCTTACAGAGGACGGCAAAACCAATTTCAATAATGAGCAAGGCAAGCAGGTGCTTGAATTCTGGGACCGTCTGATGAACAAAGACAAGGTGTATAAGGTTGGGTTCGAGCTGGGGCTTGGCGAAGGGCAGGATGCCTTCGTTACAGGCAAGGTTGCCATGCTCTATTCCGGGCCCTGGATGCTCAGTACCTATAACAAATACGGTAAAGATCTCGACTATGGCATTGTACCGCCTCCTGCCGGACCAAACGGCGACAAGGGCAGTGTGATGGGCGGCTTCGGACTCGTGATTCCTGAAGGCTCCAAGCATCATGATGAAGCATGGGAATTCATTAAATGGTGGACCGCCAACAAGGATAATGCCTTGATGTGGGCCAAGACCAGCCTGAATCTTCCGGGCTTCAAGCCTTCGATGGAAGATCCCTTTTTCCAGGATGACCCGCAGTGGAAGCCGTTCCTGGATACGCTGGAATTCGCCAAGATCCGTCCGACCCATCCTGGCTATTCCGTAATGGAGACCGATGCGCTTGCGCCTAATCTTCAGCTGAACCAGCAGAATAAGCAGAGCATTGAAGACACGCTGAAGAAGGCTCAGGAACAAGGCGACAAGATGCTGAAGGATAACGCAGTCGTTAAATAG
- a CDS encoding glycoside hydrolase family 76 protein yields MFTWKKIRSAAVLCLLSLSLSVSVPSPSARGTAEAFTVSNADAAMNSFVQVFYDSSAKYFYTNSDHLIHSEHAHGPNGGLYTDFWWEAQLWETVMDAYERTGSNVYRTMIDEIYTGFNAKYPDMMTNPFNDDLGWWALACARAYELTGTTEYLNRASFLFGQIYSERDSTYGGGIWWRRDAHVPGQANAQKNMATNAPMVMTAVKLYSAYNDPAYLTKATQIYSWTKATLVNGSKINDHIEGAGSGLIKDWDFTYNYGTFLGAAVSLYQATGASAYLTDANNAAGYAVNKMVSAQTLLYEGENDAAGFKMVFARNLNRLRTLGGQPQYLSFLQQNATQAWNHRRMSDGIIGSDWLRNTGTSYVQSLAAAAGASILQLVPADGYTGYIAGNGAYEAENAARTLVGGGGMINESTNAGFTGRGYVGGWNTSGTSIDFYVNQNAAGTRTVTFRYAAAAGNASRYVKVNGVVTTSNLVFNSTSSWSTYGTVSVTIPLNAGSNTIQLGYNSALGNTNYLNIDLLSGL; encoded by the coding sequence ATGTTCACCTGGAAGAAAATAAGGAGTGCCGCTGTTCTCTGTCTGTTGTCCCTGTCTCTGTCTGTGTCTGTGCCGTCTCCCAGTGCACGAGGTACGGCAGAGGCATTCACCGTCTCTAACGCTGATGCTGCAATGAACTCATTTGTGCAAGTATTCTATGATTCTTCCGCCAAATACTTCTATACCAACAGTGATCATCTGATTCATTCTGAACATGCTCACGGGCCGAACGGGGGACTCTACACCGATTTCTGGTGGGAGGCACAGCTCTGGGAGACCGTAATGGATGCCTACGAGCGCACGGGCAGCAATGTCTACCGCACGATGATCGATGAGATCTACACCGGATTCAACGCCAAATACCCGGATATGATGACGAATCCGTTCAACGATGACCTGGGCTGGTGGGCGCTGGCCTGCGCAAGAGCCTATGAACTGACGGGAACTACGGAGTATCTGAACCGTGCCAGCTTCCTGTTTGGCCAAATCTACAGCGAAAGGGACAGCACATACGGCGGCGGGATCTGGTGGAGAAGGGACGCCCATGTCCCGGGCCAGGCCAACGCCCAGAAGAATATGGCCACGAATGCCCCGATGGTCATGACCGCAGTCAAGCTGTATAGTGCCTACAATGATCCTGCGTATCTGACCAAGGCTACTCAAATCTATAGTTGGACCAAGGCTACCTTGGTTAATGGCAGCAAAATCAACGATCATATTGAAGGTGCGGGCAGCGGTCTCATTAAGGATTGGGATTTCACTTACAATTACGGAACGTTCCTGGGGGCGGCTGTGTCCCTGTATCAGGCTACCGGAGCTTCCGCCTACCTAACGGATGCCAACAATGCAGCCGGGTATGCCGTTAATAAAATGGTTTCCGCCCAGACACTGTTGTATGAAGGGGAGAATGATGCTGCGGGCTTTAAAATGGTCTTTGCCCGCAACCTGAACCGTCTCCGTACGCTGGGCGGACAGCCGCAATACTTAAGCTTTCTTCAGCAGAATGCAACGCAGGCCTGGAATCACCGCCGCATGAGCGACGGAATCATCGGCAGCGACTGGCTGCGTAATACGGGCACTTCCTATGTGCAGAGCCTGGCCGCTGCTGCGGGCGCTTCCATTCTGCAGCTCGTTCCCGCTGACGGCTACACCGGGTACATTGCGGGCAACGGGGCTTATGAAGCGGAGAATGCCGCGCGGACGCTGGTCGGCGGAGGCGGGATGATCAATGAGAGCACTAATGCCGGCTTTACCGGAAGAGGGTATGTCGGGGGCTGGAACACAAGCGGCACCTCCATTGATTTCTATGTCAACCAGAATGCGGCAGGAACCAGAACTGTCACCTTCCGCTACGCGGCGGCGGCAGGCAATGCTTCCCGCTACGTGAAAGTGAACGGCGTGGTTACTACCTCCAATCTGGTGTTCAATTCCACCTCCAGCTGGAGCACCTACGGAACGGTATCCGTCACGATCCCGCTGAACGCAGGCTCGAACACCATTCAACTCGGGTATAACAGTGCGCTCGGAAATACGAATTATCTGAACATTGATTTGCTGAGCGGGCTTTGA
- a CDS encoding SDR family NAD(P)-dependent oxidoreductase: MGKLDGKVALITGGNSGIGLASARLFVAEGARVVITGRNLVSLQAAVEELGAEHVVAVQADATDPQSAVKAVNAAIEAFGRLDVVYANAGIAGYTPLGSTELATFEEVLRVNVTGTFFTVQAALPHLKAGASVILTGSVLAKAGRPGNSAYAASKGAVSSMTKVLASELSPLGIRVNNIAPGVTRTPIWGESAMDNWKQVEAGMALSIPLGRAGVPEEIAKVALFLASEDSSYIQGADISVDGGAGSSPLGAPIYRQNA, from the coding sequence ATGGGGAAGCTTGACGGGAAGGTTGCATTGATTACTGGAGGGAATAGCGGGATTGGGCTGGCTAGTGCCAGGTTATTTGTGGCGGAGGGCGCCAGAGTGGTCATTACCGGCCGTAATCTGGTATCTCTGCAGGCGGCGGTAGAAGAGCTGGGTGCGGAGCACGTAGTTGCTGTCCAGGCGGATGCGACTGATCCGCAGAGTGCGGTGAAGGCTGTGAATGCAGCAATAGAGGCCTTCGGCAGACTGGATGTGGTCTATGCGAATGCAGGAATCGCGGGCTATACACCGCTGGGCAGCACAGAGCTTGCCACCTTCGAGGAAGTGCTCCGGGTCAATGTGACCGGTACCTTCTTCACCGTCCAGGCTGCACTGCCTCATCTGAAGGCTGGAGCTTCAGTCATTCTGACCGGCTCCGTGTTAGCCAAGGCCGGAAGACCCGGCAATTCCGCCTATGCCGCCAGCAAAGGAGCGGTCAGCAGCATGACGAAGGTGCTGGCCTCCGAGCTGTCTCCGCTGGGCATCCGGGTCAACAACATCGCGCCCGGCGTAACGCGCACTCCGATCTGGGGAGAGTCGGCGATGGATAACTGGAAGCAGGTCGAGGCAGGCATGGCACTGTCGATTCCGCTGGGCCGCGCGGGTGTACCCGAAGAGATCGCTAAGGTAGCACTGTTCCTGGCCTCCGAGGATTCGTCATATATCCAAGGCGCAGATATTTCCGTAGACGGCGGGGCCGGAAGCTCTCCGCTGGGCGCACCGATATACCGCCAGAACGCATAA
- a CDS encoding carbohydrate ABC transporter permease — translation MASMRKVERHEARTAYVFITPTVLLFTVFTVIPVVMALYLSFTNYDVLSQNDWVGLDNYRRLMEDSLLWKTFKNVFFYSIIFVPLNIVISLLLSMLLSRAWRGVKLFRTFYYLPTLTSAVAAATVWIWLLHPEFGLVNGLLSYVGITGPAWLSETSTAMLSIVMLTLWQSVGSNMIIYLAGLQGVPDYLYESARLDGANKWASFRYITWPQLRPTTFLVSTMAIIGALQLFDQAFVLTQGGPANVTKTPVYLIYQQGFNQLQMGYASAQAFVLAVAILIFSLINMRVSKAEESII, via the coding sequence ATGGCTTCCATGAGAAAAGTGGAACGGCACGAAGCCCGGACGGCTTATGTATTCATTACGCCGACGGTGCTGCTGTTCACTGTGTTTACAGTGATTCCTGTAGTGATGGCCCTGTATTTAAGCTTCACCAACTATGATGTACTAAGCCAGAATGACTGGGTCGGCCTGGACAACTACCGCCGCCTGATGGAAGACAGTCTGCTGTGGAAGACATTCAAGAATGTGTTCTTCTACTCGATTATTTTTGTTCCGCTGAATATTGTCATTTCCCTCCTGCTGTCCATGCTGCTGAGCAGGGCGTGGCGGGGCGTCAAGCTGTTCCGCACCTTCTATTATCTGCCCACGCTGACCTCGGCTGTAGCGGCGGCAACCGTATGGATCTGGCTGCTGCATCCGGAATTCGGTCTGGTGAACGGTTTGTTGTCCTATGTGGGCATTACCGGTCCTGCCTGGCTGTCCGAGACAAGCACGGCGATGCTGTCCATTGTCATGCTCACCCTCTGGCAATCCGTCGGCTCCAATATGATTATTTATCTGGCCGGTCTGCAGGGGGTCCCGGATTATCTCTATGAATCGGCACGGCTGGACGGGGCGAACAAATGGGCCAGCTTCCGCTACATCACTTGGCCGCAGCTGCGGCCTACGACCTTCCTGGTCAGTACGATGGCGATTATCGGTGCGCTGCAGCTGTTTGACCAGGCCTTTGTGCTGACGCAGGGCGGTCCGGCCAATGTGACCAAGACCCCGGTCTACCTAATCTATCAGCAGGGCTTCAATCAGCTGCAGATGGGCTATGCCTCGGCGCAGGCCTTTGTGCTTGCTGTAGCCATTCTTATTTTCTCGCTGATTAATATGCGGGTCTCCAAAGCGGAGGAATCGATCATTTAG
- a CDS encoding carbohydrate ABC transporter permease — protein MGVTGGSALKQGLYKLIFYIVCILIAVVMFLPFYWSLLTSLKPDDEIFAMPIQWFPKHLTFEHYRKAFSTVPFALFFWNSLVLAVSGVLANLFFGSLSGYAFAKLRFRLNKPVFRVLLAAMMIPGIVTMIPTVYVMRHIPFAGGNDLFGGGGNGLMNSFWGIILPGASGSFAVFFMRQFFLTLPSDMLEMARIEGCGEFKIFWRIYLPLTRPALATLSIFTFQAGWNSFLWPMIVLNDPDKATIQMGLQAFSYNFQTDYGPMMAGALVAILPILVLFLALQRYFVQGIAFSGIKG, from the coding sequence ATGGGTGTTACTGGCGGTTCGGCCTTGAAGCAGGGCCTCTACAAGCTCATTTTCTATATTGTATGTATCCTTATAGCGGTTGTTATGTTTCTGCCATTCTACTGGAGTTTGCTAACCTCACTCAAGCCGGATGATGAGATTTTTGCCATGCCGATTCAGTGGTTTCCGAAGCATCTGACCTTCGAGCATTACCGCAAAGCCTTTTCAACGGTGCCATTTGCTTTATTCTTCTGGAATTCGCTCGTGCTTGCTGTGTCGGGCGTTCTGGCTAACCTGTTTTTCGGATCACTTAGCGGCTATGCCTTTGCGAAGCTAAGATTCAGGCTGAACAAGCCGGTGTTCCGCGTGCTGCTGGCGGCAATGATGATTCCCGGCATTGTGACCATGATCCCGACAGTGTATGTGATGCGCCATATTCCGTTTGCCGGGGGTAATGATCTTTTTGGCGGAGGCGGCAATGGACTGATGAACTCGTTCTGGGGCATCATTCTGCCCGGCGCATCCGGGAGCTTCGCAGTATTCTTCATGCGGCAATTTTTTCTGACGCTCCCCAGCGACATGCTGGAGATGGCCCGGATTGAGGGCTGCGGGGAATTTAAAATTTTCTGGCGGATTTATCTGCCGCTTACCCGCCCGGCGCTGGCGACCTTGAGCATCTTCACCTTCCAGGCCGGCTGGAACAGCTTCCTGTGGCCGATGATTGTGCTGAATGATCCGGACAAGGCAACGATTCAGATGGGCCTGCAGGCTTTTTCTTATAATTTCCAGACGGACTACGGGCCGATGATGGCCGGGGCGCTGGTGGCGATACTGCCGATACTGGTGTTGTTCCTGGCGCTGCAGCGTTATTTTGTACAGGGGATTGCCTTCAGCGGCATCAAAGGCTAA
- a CDS encoding glycoside hydrolase family 76 protein → MKQIELEQWTERADSAQEALDECFWNEAIGMYDIETPCPEGACNTVFHYWWMAHAVDVLVDGLLRTGAAMYRERLTALHAGLLRRNGGVWPNELYDDMEWMALAWLRAYQATGNELYKETVLILWTDIRTGWNSHSGGGIAWQKSQLDYKNTPANAPAAILAARLYQAFGDPQDLEWAHTLYNWQQSHLVDPETGFVWDGMNRTGDGRIDKDWKYTYNQGVYIGAAIELYRVTGSRDYLEEARRTFGAAVKELAGPNSGVLPEEGGGDAGLFKGILVRYAAELAQAGQADGAAGAFLRSNAELLWDQGKAADRVLFGPDWTKAPSDTVQLSTQLSGIKLLERMVVLAGKGQANARASF, encoded by the coding sequence ATGAAGCAAATAGAGCTTGAACAATGGACGGAACGGGCGGACTCGGCGCAGGAAGCGCTGGATGAATGCTTCTGGAACGAAGCCATCGGAATGTATGACATTGAGACACCTTGTCCGGAAGGCGCATGTAATACGGTCTTTCATTATTGGTGGATGGCCCATGCCGTGGATGTGCTGGTGGACGGCCTGCTGCGGACTGGGGCTGCTATGTACCGCGAACGACTGACCGCTCTACATGCTGGACTGCTCCGCCGCAACGGCGGCGTGTGGCCCAATGAGCTGTACGACGACATGGAGTGGATGGCCTTGGCCTGGCTTCGCGCGTATCAGGCAACCGGAAATGAGCTCTACAAAGAAACGGTTCTTATCCTCTGGACGGATATCAGAACCGGCTGGAACAGCCATTCAGGGGGCGGTATCGCCTGGCAGAAATCGCAGCTGGATTACAAGAACACCCCGGCTAATGCACCGGCTGCTATCCTTGCCGCCCGTCTGTATCAGGCCTTTGGAGATCCGCAGGACCTGGAGTGGGCACATACGCTGTATAACTGGCAGCAGTCCCATCTGGTGGACCCGGAGACGGGCTTCGTCTGGGATGGAATGAACCGTACCGGTGACGGCAGGATCGATAAGGATTGGAAATATACGTACAATCAGGGTGTTTATATCGGTGCGGCTATCGAGCTGTACCGGGTTACCGGGAGCCGTGACTATCTGGAGGAGGCCCGGCGCACGTTCGGCGCAGCGGTCAAGGAACTGGCTGGCCCGAATAGCGGCGTGCTCCCGGAGGAGGGCGGCGGTGATGCCGGTCTCTTCAAGGGCATTCTGGTCCGCTATGCGGCAGAACTGGCACAGGCCGGTCAGGCAGATGGAGCTGCCGGGGCTTTTCTGCGCAGTAACGCAGAGCTGCTGTGGGACCAAGGGAAGGCGGCGGACCGGGTGCTGTTCGGACCCGATTGGACGAAGGCACCTTCGGACACTGTGCAATTGAGCACCCAGCTCAGCGGAATCAAGCTGCTGGAGCGGATGGTTGTGCTTGCAGGGAAGGGGCAGGCGAATGCCCGAGCCTCATTTTAA
- a CDS encoding GntR family transcriptional regulator, whose protein sequence is MAESTSSKPMYEKIFDEVKESILTEAYKPGERVPSEKELAETYSVSRITSKKALEMLAAERLIVRKPGRGSFVADGSAKQPDPGMSLTAPAAMNIRANEKTIGLIITDFGNSYGTGLIYGMEQASRDNDCFLVLRRTFGVPENEEQAVQKLLNLGVDGLIIFPAQGEFFNAEILKLVIGRFPLVLVDRHLKGVAAASISTDNLQAALEATEYLFDLGHTHISFLSPPPVDTTAVEDRIEGFIQAHAQRGVVVDKELWVSDLTSTLPKFFHADNIERDISRLVTHLQSHPSVTALFAIEYNIALLAKTAVERLGLRIPEDISIICFDSPPTHLGSGYAFTHMRQNEEEMGRMALENVLSIMNGQAVPNKVMLEAELVPGNSTGPVRNN, encoded by the coding sequence ATGGCTGAATCAACCTCTTCCAAGCCGATGTATGAGAAGATCTTTGATGAAGTGAAGGAGAGCATCCTTACGGAGGCTTATAAACCCGGAGAGCGAGTTCCTTCCGAGAAAGAGCTGGCCGAGACCTATAGTGTCAGCCGCATCACCAGCAAAAAAGCACTTGAGATGCTTGCCGCCGAACGGCTGATCGTCCGTAAGCCCGGCCGCGGCTCGTTCGTGGCCGATGGTTCCGCTAAGCAGCCTGACCCGGGGATGAGCCTTACAGCCCCGGCTGCGATGAATATTCGTGCCAATGAGAAAACAATCGGCCTGATTATCACCGACTTTGGCAACAGCTACGGGACAGGGCTGATTTACGGGATGGAGCAGGCTTCACGCGACAATGACTGCTTTCTGGTGCTGCGCAGAACCTTCGGTGTTCCGGAGAATGAAGAGCAGGCGGTCCAGAAGCTGCTGAATCTGGGTGTGGACGGTCTGATTATTTTCCCGGCCCAGGGCGAGTTTTTCAATGCGGAAATTCTGAAGCTGGTCATCGGACGTTTTCCGCTCGTGCTGGTAGACAGACATCTAAAAGGAGTAGCTGCGGCCTCCATCAGCACCGATAATCTGCAGGCAGCTCTTGAAGCGACGGAATATTTATTTGACCTCGGGCATACGCATATTTCGTTTCTGTCTCCGCCTCCCGTGGATACCACTGCGGTGGAGGACCGGATTGAGGGCTTCATTCAGGCTCATGCCCAGCGGGGAGTCGTGGTTGATAAGGAACTGTGGGTCAGTGATTTAACCTCGACACTGCCGAAGTTTTTTCATGCGGATAATATTGAGCGGGATATCTCGCGGCTGGTCACCCATCTGCAGAGCCATCCGTCCGTAACGGCGTTATTTGCCATTGAATACAATATTGCGCTGCTCGCGAAGACGGCGGTGGAACGTCTGGGGCTGCGCATACCTGAGGATATCTCCATTATCTGCTTCGACAGTCCGCCGACACATTTGGGCAGCGGGTATGCCTTCACCCATATGCGGCAGAATGAAGAGGAGATGGGTCGGATGGCCCTGGAGAATGTGCTCAGTATTATGAACGGGCAAGCCGTCCCCAATAAGGTGATGCTGGAAGCTGAGCTGGTGCCCGGGAATTCGACCGGTCCTGTCCGTAACAACTAG
- a CDS encoding glycoside hydrolase family 125 protein: protein MKATIETPDSLKKLADRVRNTLPDHPRLADMFEQCMLNTWNTKIKRNPDGTTFVITGDIPAMWLRDSTAQVRPFLIPASEDEEMAGMIEGLIAQQFAYIALDPYANAFNREADGRGHQEDKTMMNPWIWERKYEIDSLCYPIQLSYLLWKNTGRVTQFNSAFEAGVWQIIKLWIREQNHESGSDYVFERMNGVPTDTLVRSGKGAVTAYTGMTWSGFRPSDDACEYGYLVPANMFAVVVLRYVSEIAGEVLHNPELAQAAEDLAEQIDGGIRQHGIVQHPEYGPVYAYETDGLGGVNLMDDANVPSLLSIPYLGYAPADDPVYLNTRKLILSRTNPYFYEGKAATGIGSPHTPPHYIWPIALAVQGMTSGKREEQEALLGLLEQTDAGTGFMHEAFHADDPQRYTRPWFSWANMMFCELLLMRCGIEVKRS, encoded by the coding sequence CTGAAAGCGACTATAGAAACACCTGATTCCCTGAAGAAGCTGGCTGACCGTGTACGTAACACACTGCCGGACCATCCGCGCTTGGCTGACATGTTCGAACAATGCATGCTCAACACCTGGAACACAAAGATCAAGCGCAATCCGGATGGAACCACCTTTGTCATTACCGGTGATATCCCGGCCATGTGGCTGCGGGATTCTACCGCACAAGTCCGCCCCTTCCTGATCCCCGCCTCCGAAGATGAAGAGATGGCCGGCATGATTGAAGGGCTTATCGCACAGCAATTCGCTTATATTGCCCTTGATCCCTATGCAAATGCGTTCAACCGGGAAGCGGATGGACGGGGTCACCAGGAAGACAAGACAATGATGAATCCATGGATTTGGGAACGGAAATACGAAATCGATTCCCTCTGCTATCCCATTCAGCTTAGCTATCTGCTATGGAAAAACACCGGGCGGGTCACGCAGTTCAATTCAGCGTTTGAAGCCGGAGTGTGGCAGATTATTAAATTGTGGATCAGGGAGCAGAATCATGAGAGCGGTTCCGATTATGTTTTTGAGCGCATGAACGGTGTCCCAACGGATACCCTTGTGCGCAGCGGCAAAGGAGCTGTTACTGCCTATACCGGAATGACCTGGTCAGGCTTCCGCCCAAGTGATGATGCCTGCGAATACGGTTACCTGGTGCCTGCCAATATGTTCGCCGTAGTTGTCTTACGATACGTCAGCGAAATTGCAGGCGAAGTGCTTCACAACCCGGAGCTTGCGCAGGCAGCGGAAGATTTGGCTGAGCAGATTGACGGGGGAATCCGGCAGCATGGCATTGTGCAGCATCCTGAATACGGCCCGGTCTACGCCTATGAGACCGATGGCCTGGGAGGGGTGAACCTTATGGATGACGCCAATGTGCCCAGCCTGCTGTCCATTCCTTACCTTGGCTATGCGCCTGCAGATGATCCGGTGTATCTCAACACCCGCAAGCTTATTTTAAGCCGGACCAATCCTTATTTCTATGAAGGCAAAGCCGCAACGGGTATTGGAAGTCCGCATACCCCTCCGCATTATATATGGCCTATCGCCTTGGCGGTTCAGGGAATGACCTCCGGGAAGAGGGAGGAGCAGGAGGCTCTGCTGGGGCTGCTGGAACAGACGGATGCCGGGACCGGATTCATGCATGAGGCTTTTCATGCGGATGATCCGCAGAGGTATACCAGACCCTGGTTCTCCTGGGCCAATATGATGTTCTGCGAGCTGCTGCTTATGCGCTGCGGAATTGAGGTGAAGCGAAGCTGA
- a CDS encoding glycoside hydrolase family 76 protein, giving the protein MDHSNGTSLAENWAARADSFQDSLWEHYYNADSGIMNQWYPQEYSRAGDNFYYWWQAHVIDVLTDAYERTRDSRYAERIRSLSRSLHAYNGGTFKHNYYDDMEWTALALLRAYQATGEAEYLSAVLELWADIQTAWNEHCGGGMAWKKDQLDYKNTPANAPAAILAARLYSLRGQEEDLNWAIRIYRWNQANLVDPDTGFVWDGMNRQGDGQIDYDWEFTYYQGVFIGAGIELCRVTGDSGYAADARRTAEACLDRLCHSESLLLPDEGIDDTGLFKGILIRYLVQLEQHFPGNDRVREVILANARTLWAQGLDRTLGLCGPSWEQVPGLPVQLSVQLSGLMLLEGVAKLKH; this is encoded by the coding sequence ATGGATCATTCTAACGGGACATCACTGGCAGAGAACTGGGCGGCGCGCGCCGACTCGTTCCAGGACTCCCTGTGGGAGCATTACTATAATGCAGACAGCGGAATAATGAACCAATGGTATCCGCAGGAATACAGCAGGGCAGGCGACAATTTCTACTACTGGTGGCAGGCTCATGTCATTGATGTTCTGACCGATGCTTACGAAAGGACGCGGGATTCCAGGTATGCCGAACGCATCCGCAGTCTGAGCCGCAGCTTGCACGCCTATAACGGCGGGACGTTCAAGCATAATTATTATGATGATATGGAATGGACCGCCCTTGCGCTGCTGCGGGCGTATCAGGCTACCGGCGAAGCGGAATATCTGAGTGCTGTCCTTGAATTATGGGCGGATATTCAGACGGCCTGGAATGAGCACTGCGGGGGCGGCATGGCCTGGAAAAAGGATCAGCTGGATTATAAGAACACTCCGGCGAATGCCCCGGCCGCTATTCTGGCCGCCCGCCTATACTCGCTGCGTGGACAGGAGGAGGATTTGAACTGGGCGATCCGGATTTACCGCTGGAACCAGGCCAATCTGGTGGACCCGGACACCGGATTCGTATGGGATGGAATGAACCGGCAGGGGGATGGGCAGATAGATTACGACTGGGAATTCACTTACTATCAGGGAGTATTCATAGGAGCGGGAATAGAGCTCTGCCGTGTCACCGGCGATTCCGGCTATGCCGCAGATGCCCGCCGGACCGCTGAGGCCTGCTTAGACCGCTTATGCCATTCTGAATCGCTGCTGCTGCCGGATGAAGGGATTGACGACACCGGATTGTTCAAGGGAATTCTGATCCGCTATCTGGTACAGCTGGAGCAGCATTTCCCCGGAAATGACCGGGTCCGTGAAGTTATATTGGCCAATGCCCGGACGCTATGGGCGCAAGGGCTGGACCGGACGCTGGGGCTGTGCGGACCCTCTTGGGAGCAGGTTCCCGGGCTGCCGGTACAGCTCAGTGTACAGCTCAGCGGTCTGATGCTGCTGGAGGGAGTAGCCAAGCTTAAGCATTAG